CGTGGGGGTTTCTACGGCTTGTCTCTGTGTTTAACCCATTTATAGTGAACTGTAGCTTTGTTCTTGagttaaaattacttgtaTAGCCCTATTCTCGATTTGTTAGGCAAGAAATGACTTTATAGTCCATTATGTGTTCATAATTTGGCAAAtggttaaataataaaaacttattttctaAACGAAATCTCAGTCCATTTGTCAATTGCCACAATAAAGATAtcagcaatttaaaaaatataaattcatcTAGCACTCAATTATTGAAATCAACTTGCATCGCAGACAAGGCTACCAGTAAAACAATTAAAGGGAAAACAAAGCAATTTACACTGTCATCTGAAAGTTAGCTGTCTATCTGCTAAATAATACGctacaaattttaaagaagaaatctgttaaaaattttacccTTAAAATGGGTAACACCACAATTAGCAATCGAGTCCTAAAAGATTTGCACAATATTGCAAAAAAAGTATTAGCTTGAAAGTGTAAGTAGCTCGAAATACGATTTCCAAATGAAATAGCTAGGCTTACAAGACCGGAGCCTAAGTATACAAATCTATTTGACTTTTGTACAACTAATGTTTAAAAAcagagtttttaaatttttttaatatactaAAAAGTAACTTTGGGTAACCAATGCTTTCAATCTTCGTTCAACTATACCGATCAGTAGTGTTTGAAAGATAGACATTGAATAAACCACATTCTTAATTCGGTTATGATAGCTCTATCGTTGACCATTTATTAGAGCTCAGAgtgttttttctgtttgctttttgatcgaaaaaccacccaatatttttaacgaataaatgaaaacaagaagaaagtaaattaaaaaaattactttcttTAATTACTTTGACAGAATAAGAATAGCAGAGTGTCAGCCATAATACACTTATACCagccaaatttatttatttctttatatttttttttagtgtagaaaatgtctttttttatttataaattattttggcgCAAAACCTGatatcgtcactagtttttagCTCGTCAAACGAAGATGGCAAACATATTATGAACTACTCTTTCTCTCTTTTCATCTGCCTTACtcttatttaactattttaataatttggcTTACAAAAAAAGGGAGTAAGAGTGAACCACGCAACGCCGGAATGGGATTGGGTAGATGACAGAAAGCCTACTCATAGCTTGTTACAATTTTCCAGTATAAAGTGCAGCTCAGTGGAAATGTCAAAGTTCAAGATAGGTATATATAGAACGGCAGGCAAGCAGACGGGGAATGTTGGAAGCAGAGAGCGCAGCTGAGAGCGCAAGAGTTCGGAAGAGCCAGCGCCTGGCGTACGTAACAGTCCCAGTTCACTTTAACTTGTCCTGGTCAGGTGtttacacacacaaacagaGCCCCCAAAGTTAATCGTCAGTAACAAGGACTTGAATGTGAATCAATAGGTTTTTTCATAGAAGCAACAACACTGGGACATGCAATGAAGGTATTCTTTGGATTGAATTCTTTGGCAGTGTTGGAACTTGGTCAAAGGAAATCATAGTTAGGAAATGATTACCTTTAGGAAAATAGATACATTTTGTAAGAATCAGAATATAACAGCCAAtaaatttatcttaaaaacgTTCTTAGTTAGTAATTAGAAATTTCCAACAAATATACCCTTTTTCTCTAATAGTTTAAGAGAATGTAGAATTttgagaaattgttgttgaataaaataatttggtcgactctcaattaaaaattctGAAAGTTAGCTCAGCATTTTTTCCCACGTTGCAACACATTCAAACGAATTAATAAACAGATACTTCTTACTGACAACGAACTACCCGCGTCAATTTATCAAGATAATGATCGGAAATTCGCAATGGTCTCACATCCCGTGTGAGAAATAAATTGACAATTTGTGTTCAGTTGCTTGAATCTTTTTAGGTCTCAAGTAAACGGAAATGTAATAgttcaaaagtatgcaaaaataaCTTCTTCCTCATTGTCTCGTCCCACGGGTCCATCCGTGTGAAAAAATTAGGATATTTGACGATTGTGAAACTATGAGCACATCTTAAAATGTATTgatgatatatgtatatcaataTTTCACATTATTGATGCATTTattatgcatttatttattatttacgaaTTATACAAGATGTTCTGAGTCTTCTTAgccaaaatttatgtttttgttcGCACAGCTTAAAAGTGGGCTAACACACAACAAGTTGTTTGGTTCCCCTTGTTTCTCTGTCCTgtctttatttcatttatttatatatgtatgtaccaCCCTCTCGAACTCGCCCGAAAGAATAAAAGGGCACCCCGAGTAACAAGCACTCTCTTAGTGTCGTTGGGCTCCTTTCTTGAACTGCTCTAAAATGTGCATCAATGTTCAGCAatttaatatacatatgtaattcTTGTGGAGACACGGTTGGCCTACAATAGTTGCTATTCAACTTTCACTACGCACGTCAGAATAAAACTCTCATCTTTAAGGAATGGCAAAATCATTGGCCGCTGAAAACATGCCACTGGCTAACGTTGAAATCAGTTTCTTCGATTTCAATTTGTCGATCACCTTTTTCTGCATCTGAAATTTTCAATATGAAcaagaatttgtttaaaatggcaaatataccaacaattttaatttagtctTTAGTTttgcttattattatttttattcaaaattatgGAACCGAGTGCTATAAAAtgctatatttattataatcaaatgttaaaattgaataaaaaaataattgcctATTCTTAATTTCTTTcccgaaataaaataaatacaattaattaactaattttatatgatttaattttaaaatttcatgtctaatatttttttgttctcaatCTTTTCAGCGAAAATTCTTCTTTTCtacataatattttatgcggcGTTAACTGGATTCTTTGCTGCCATTTTTACGGTATTTTATCAAACGTTGGACAATGAAAAGCCCAAATGGATGCTCGACAATGGTTTGATTGGATCCAACCCAGGTGACTAAcgtaacaaaattaatttatgttatATTGTTAGTCAGAGTACAATTTTTGATAGTTATATTCTCATAGgattttgcctttgttttgttattgttttataatCGCAAAAATGAATTGAGTTAATAATTAAGGgggaaatacatatatttctcTTCACATTAGGTCTTGGCTTCCGACCAATGCCCCCAGAGGCCAATGTTGAGAGCACATTAGTCTGGTACGAAGCATCCAAGGTGGATAATTATAAATACTGGGTGGATGAGACTTCCCGTTTCCTGAAATGTAAGtaattaattcttttaataaatatagtctatattaaattcttttttagtatatgtaaataaaataatttaaaagacaattattttcctttttaacaACATTCGGTTAATGGTTTAATACCtcttatgtgttttaaattaaataatttgctgTACGAATTTGTTACttacttttcttgttttaatttatgcatGATAAATTATTCTTAGCATCGGCACCCGAtgctctttttttattgattttaaattgtggttttttaatattttgatttttgaaatacTACAATAAAAAGATCACAGTAAGTTAAACTCTGACTTTCcaaaaagcaaataataaactttattgCTACGCAATAGAAAGTATTTAGCCAGAAATGTAGGCTATACAAATCCTTTAAGTCATGATTGGAGCATGTTTCTTAAAAGTGTTTGTTAAAATTCCTAGCTTACGAGGATCTTGAGAAGCAGAATCAAGTTAACTGCAGCTTCGATCATCCACCACAAGAAGACAAAGTCTGCGGCATTGAGGTCTCCAGCTTCGCACCATGCACAGCCGACAACAACTTTGGCTATCATGTGGCCAGGCCATGTATATTCCTAAAGTTGAATAAGGTAAACTACTTCATCTACtggattaaaaatacaaatattttaaactggatttttattagatttaCAATTGGgtaccagaaatttacaacGATTCAAAGACTTTGCCAGACCACATGCCAGAGGAACTAAAACAGCACATCAAAGAAAAGCAAAGCCTTAGACCCAATGAAGTGAGTTTACGaagaatataataatacctaataaataaatacaataaaaccatttatttacTTCTTCTCCTTTAGACCAATGTGGTTTGGGTATCGTGCGAGGGTGAGAATCCCGCCGATGTTGAGAACATTAAGGCACGTGATTATTATCCACGCATGGGATTCCCTCGTTACTATTTCccattcaaaaatattcaggGATACATACCGCCCATTGTTGCTGTTCAATTTACCGTTGAAAGTAAGTAAAATGtcaattcattttaaagtataaattaaatatcatagtaatacaaagtaacaagaaaactttaaaaaaaaataaaaaattaaaatgtttttatggtCTACTCCATATAAAATAATCCGCTACTATTGTCTAAGCGACACACTTTCTGTTcacaaaacttaaattttacggtacaataaataataataaatagttcctgAAGGAAAGTACAAAGAAATCCTTACAACGAATG
The genomic region above belongs to Drosophila takahashii strain IR98-3 E-12201 chromosome 2L, DtakHiC1v2, whole genome shotgun sequence and contains:
- the nrv3 gene encoding sodium/potassium-transporting ATPase subunit beta-2; protein product: MADKKIGEYYAPPVKMGKWEGFKKFLWNSETSQCLGRTGSSWAKILLFYIIFYAALTGFFAAIFTVFYQTLDNEKPKWMLDNGLIGSNPGLGFRPMPPEANVESTLVWYEASKVDNYKYWVDETSRFLKSYEDLEKQNQVNCSFDHPPQEDKVCGIEVSSFAPCTADNNFGYHVARPCIFLKLNKIYNWVPEIYNDSKTLPDHMPEELKQHIKEKQSLRPNETNVVWVSCEGENPADVENIKARDYYPRMGFPRYYFPFKNIQGYIPPIVAVQFTVETGVLINIECKAWARNINHDRSDRRGSVHFELMVD